One Rhododendron vialii isolate Sample 1 chromosome 2a, ASM3025357v1 genomic region harbors:
- the LOC131318092 gene encoding MDIS1-interacting receptor like kinase 2-like produces the protein MPNIFNYLALALSAVLVVFPPPSTAQPPQNREDEALLRWKQSLRNQTIVSSWIFNQTNGNSSASSPCNWRGISCNAAGNVTGLNLAYTGLQGTLDHLNFSYFPLLLRLDLKYNQLTGTIPTNIGLLSNLVYLDLSTNSFLGTIPLSVANLTKVVELDFGRNAITGQLDPRLFPDRGSSQAKTGLLSLQRLLFQGTLLSGPLPAEIGNLEDLTILALDNSRFSGPIPQSLGNLSKITFLHLNLNEFSGQIPKNFGTLTKLTDLSLFSNYLSGPVPEEIGNLSSLVVFYLFDNNLSGQLPPQVCRGGMLANFTAGNNNFTGPIPVSLKNCTSLYKVRLDYNQLTGNLDQDFGAYPNLTYINLSHNNLQGKISPTWGECSNLTRLNLGGNSIGGEIPMEISQLNQLVVLDLSSNKISGRIPAQVGRLSKLLTLNLSDNQISGQIPFEIGGLSNLASLDLSMNMLSGPIPSQIGDISRLLFLSLSKNQLNGSIPYQIGNLGTLQILLDLSSNSLTGAISPQLGTLIILVALNLSHNSLSCSIPDSFSGMLSLSTIDLSYNELEGPLPDSKVFNSSPSEAFSHNKNLCGDPNQGLTPCNSVSGGGKENEGNSRLIIIAVSPSLGSLFLLLLLVGAIALHRKSNRKSQKEDVVNGENIFLIKNFCGRIAFEDIVRATDNFDDAYCIGQGGSARVYKVNLPSGQVVAVKKLFMNEGSEIGEIKSFANEVATLTEIRHRNIVKLYGFCYHKKHTFLVCEYMERESLADVLRRERDAKELDWSKRVNVVKGVVHALSYLHHNCVPSIIHRDILSKNVLLDSEMEAHVSDFGTARFLKPDSSNWTTVAGTFGYIAPELSYTMAVTEKCDVYSFGVLTLEILMGSLPGELNSNLYSSVDNERIQLADVLDPRLPPPTSQKLQDELDSILNLAVWCLRVDPHSRPTMYDASHLFEMNARAGRVSPKLVKSVRKGVDELPMLS, from the exons ACGCAACCAAACAATCGTCAGCTCGTGGattttcaaccaaacaaatgGCAACTCTTCAGCTTCAAGCCCATGCAACTGGCGTGGAATTTCATGCAACGCTGCAGGAAATGTAACCGGGCTGAACCTTGCCTACACGGGACTACAAGGTACTCTTGACCATTTAAACTTCTCATAtttccctctcctcctccgTCTCGACCTCAAATACAATCAACTCACCGGTACCATACCCACCAACATCGGCCTACTCTCGAATCTCGTGTATCTTGATCTCTCCACTAACTCTTTCTTGGGCACAATCCCTCTCTCTGTCGCGAATCTCACCAAGGTTGTCGAGCTGGATTTTGGGCGAAACGCCATAACAGGGCAGCTTGACCCGCGGTTATTTCCTGACCGCGGGTCAAGTCAGGCTAAAACCGGCCTCCTCAGCCTCCAAAGGCTACTCTTCCAGGGTACCTTGCTCAGTGGTCCCCTCCCGGCGGAGATAGGTAATTTGGAAGATTTGACAATCTTGGCTTTAGATAACAGCAGATTTTCTGGCCCAATTCCTCAGTCTTTGGGTAATTTGAGTAAGATAACTTTCCTACATCTTAACCTAAACGAATTCTCTGGCCAGATTCCTAAGAATTTCGGCACCTTGACCAAGTTAACTGATTTGAGCTTGTTTTCGAACTACTTATCTGGTCCAGTACCGGAAGAAATCGGAAATCTTTCATCATTGGTTGTTTTTTATCTATTTGATAACAACTTGAGTGGTCAATTACCTCCACAAGTGTGTCGAGGCGGAATGCTAGCGAATTTCACCGCGGGGAACAATAACTTTACCGGTCCGATCCCGGTGAGCCTCAAAAACTGCACATCCTTGTACAAAGTCCGGCTTGATTATAATCAACTAACAGGAAATCTTGATCAAGATTTCGGAGCGTACCCGAACCTCACGTATATCAACTTGAGCCACAACAATTTACAAGGGAAAATCTCACCCACATGGGGAGAATGCAGTAACTTGACACGGCTGAATCTTGGTGGGAATTCCATTGGAGGTGAAATCCCAATGGAGATCTCCCAATTGAACCAGCTAGTAGTGCTTGACCTTTCTTCCAATAAGATATCCGGGAGAATTCCGGCTCAAGTTGGACGATTGTCGAAACTATTGACGTTAAACTTGAGTGACAACCAAATTTCTGGTCAAATACCATTCGAAATCGGGGGACTGTCCAATTTGGCTTCTCTTGATCTCTCCATGAACATGCTAAGTGGACCGATTCCGAGTCAAATTGGAGACATCTCGAGATTGCTGTTTCTAAGCCTGAGTAAAAATCAATTGAATGGGAGCATTCCCTATCAGATTGGTAATCTTGGAACTTTACAAATACTGCTTGATCTTAGTTCCAACTCACTCACCGGAGCGATTTCACCTCAACTCGGGACGCTGATTATCCTAGTAGCTTTAAACCTCTCCCACAATTCTCTCTCCTGTTCTATACCGGATTCGTTTAGTGGAATGCTCAGCTTGTCAACCATCGATTTGTCGTACAATGAACTGGAGGGTCCTCTGCCTGACTCCAAGGTTTTCAATTCGTCTCCGTCCGAAGCGTTTTCTCATAACAAGAATCTTTGTGGTGATCCAAACCAAGGATTGACACCATGCAACTCAGTGTCTGGGGGCGGTAAGGAAAACGAAGGAAACTCGCGGTTGATCATTATCGCAGTTTCTCCCTCGTTAGGCTCGTTGTTTCTCTTGCTTCTGCTTGTTGGGGCTATCGCGCTTCACCGAAAAAGTAACCGCAAAAGCCAGAAAGAAGATGTGGTGAACGGAGAAAACATCTTTTTGATCAAGAATTTCTGTGGAAGAATTGCGTTTGAAGATATCGTCCGCGCTACAGACAATTTCGACGATGCATATTGCATTGGACAGGGAGGATCGGCCAGAGTCTACAAAGTTAACTTACCAAGTGGGCAG GTAGTAGCAGTTAAAAAGCTATTCATGAATGAAGGCTCAGAGATTGGGGAGATCAAGAGTTTTGCGAATGAGGTAGCCACGCTGACAGAAATAAGGCACCGGAACATCGTGAAACTCTACGGCTTTTGTTACCACAAAAAGCACACTTTTTTGGTTTGCGAGtacatggagagagaaagtttggCAGAtgttttgaggagagagagagacgccaaGGAGTTAGACTGGAGTAAGAGAGTGAACGTAGTTAAAGGGGTGGTTCACGCTTTATCTTACCTGCATCACAACTGCGTGCCTTCCATAATTCATCGGGACATATTGAGCAAGAATGTTCTGTTAGACTCGGAAATGGAGGCTCATGTCTCCGATTTTGGCACGGCAAGGTTTTTGAAGCCCGATTCTTCAAATTGGACCACGGTTGCAGGCACGTTTGGATACATTGCTCCAG AATTATCGTACACAATGGCAGTGACAGAGAAATGCGACGTGTACAGCTTTGGTGTTTTGACACTTGAGATTTTGATGGGATCGCTTCCGGGAGAACTCAATTCAAACCTATACTCATCCGTTGACAATGAACGCATACAATTGGCAGATGTCTTGGATCCTCGTCTTCCGCCTCCTACTAGTCAGAAGCTACAAGATGAattggattccattttgaatcTAGCAGTCTGGTGCTTGCGCGTCGATCCACATTCTAGGCCTACCATGTACGATGCATCTCATTTGTTTGAGATGAATGCCAGAGCTGGCAGAGTGAGTCCAAAGTTGGTTAAATCTGTTAGAAAGGGTGTTGATGAGCTGCCCATGCTCAGTTAG